In Papaver somniferum cultivar HN1 chromosome 1, ASM357369v1, whole genome shotgun sequence, a genomic segment contains:
- the LOC113332129 gene encoding protein PLANT CADMIUM RESISTANCE 7-like isoform X1: protein MLLQVVRFILCQAKLALAKGGTSSSLQDSNPRPVPPQGVLSSSMQQYYPPFNTSSNMMHVQGHAATSLRRWSTGLCHCFDDPGNCLVTCFCPCITFGQIAEIANKGSSSCVTYGAAYALLALIGMPCLYSCCYRSELRAQYDLEEAPCVDCLVHFFCEFCALCQEHRELRNHGFDMGIGWQANMDRRSRGVTTAPVVNGGMMR, encoded by the exons ATGTTATTGCAAGTGGTAAGGTTTATCCTTTGTCAAGCAAAGCTAGCTTTAGCTAAAGGAGGCACATCCTCATCGTTACAAG ATTCAAATCCGCGTCCAGTGCCACCTCAAGGAGTCTTAAGTAGCTCTATGCAACAATACTACCCGCCGTTTAACACATCATCTAATATGATGCACGTTCAAGGTCATGCTGCTACTAGTTTACGACGATGGTCTACTGGCCTTTGCCATTGTTTTGATGATCCTGGAAATT GTCTGGTGACTTGCTTTTGTCCTTGCATCACGTTTGGGCAGATTGCAGAAATAGCGAATAAAGGTTCCTCAA GTTGTGTGACATACGGTGCAGCATATGCACTTCTGGCGTTGATAGGGATGCCTTGCTTGTACTCATGTTGTTACAGATCTGAGTTGAGAGCTCAATATGATTTAGAAGAGGCTCCTTGTGTGGATTGTTTAGTCCACTTCTTTTGCGAGTTTTGTGCTTTATGTCAGGAACACAGAGAGCTCAGAAACCATGGCTTCGACATGGGAATAG GCTGGCAAGCGAACATGGATAGAAGAAGTCGTGGAGTTACAACTGCTCCAGTCGTGAATGGAGGTATGATGAGATGA
- the LOC113332129 gene encoding protein PLANT CADMIUM RESISTANCE 7-like isoform X2, which produces MLLQVVRFILCQAKLALAKGGTSSSLQDSNPRPVPPQGVLSSSMQQYYPPFNTSSNMMHVQGHAATSLRRWSTGLCHCFDDPGNCLVTCFCPCITFGQIAEIANKGCVTYGAAYALLALIGMPCLYSCCYRSELRAQYDLEEAPCVDCLVHFFCEFCALCQEHRELRNHGFDMGIGWQANMDRRSRGVTTAPVVNGGMMR; this is translated from the exons ATGTTATTGCAAGTGGTAAGGTTTATCCTTTGTCAAGCAAAGCTAGCTTTAGCTAAAGGAGGCACATCCTCATCGTTACAAG ATTCAAATCCGCGTCCAGTGCCACCTCAAGGAGTCTTAAGTAGCTCTATGCAACAATACTACCCGCCGTTTAACACATCATCTAATATGATGCACGTTCAAGGTCATGCTGCTACTAGTTTACGACGATGGTCTACTGGCCTTTGCCATTGTTTTGATGATCCTGGAAATT GTCTGGTGACTTGCTTTTGTCCTTGCATCACGTTTGGGCAGATTGCAGAAATAGCGAATAAAG GTTGTGTGACATACGGTGCAGCATATGCACTTCTGGCGTTGATAGGGATGCCTTGCTTGTACTCATGTTGTTACAGATCTGAGTTGAGAGCTCAATATGATTTAGAAGAGGCTCCTTGTGTGGATTGTTTAGTCCACTTCTTTTGCGAGTTTTGTGCTTTATGTCAGGAACACAGAGAGCTCAGAAACCATGGCTTCGACATGGGAATAG GCTGGCAAGCGAACATGGATAGAAGAAGTCGTGGAGTTACAACTGCTCCAGTCGTGAATGGAGGTATGATGAGATGA